One stretch of Eupeodes corollae chromosome 2, idEupCoro1.1, whole genome shotgun sequence DNA includes these proteins:
- the LOC129945156 gene encoding E3 SUMO-protein ligase ZBED1-like gives MPGPRQKSIVWEVFKKSEGGTVVCKKCSCSYKYSGNTSTMMGHIKKKHPGEFLDITDGEVNTDIDSIQRTNAQPSTNQQVRNVAIAQPSNSEETPAINKRLRQSRLIVPSKLCQKSADNALVDLIVLDFQPLQIVENEGFRRYSKVLNSEYNIPSRKKIAEMLQESYSIESRCLMQKLQEIEYIALTSDIWTSDSNKCFISITAHYVEQARMKTSVISTSELEENHTAENIATKMRKILDEWQIGAKVVSIVTDNAASMKKAVSEILNKRNHYCVAHTLNLAVKDCIDKPILEEQPSNDRLSIPQILSKCRGIVSHFNHSAKSSYALHDMQIQMNTDTLKLKQDVRTRWNSTFYMLERLLKVKVSLSATLPLLEASPSNLDFNEWILIEEIIKLLRPFEKITVILSGESYPSLSCIIPLVVGLQETLANKNLSTESAKLLQRNLLTVIEKRLGIYEVNRTAAKSTFLDPRFKKKGFGTESHANNAQMWVIEELRDYLINSSASSIQCQPSTSNAVTAETNDEDDEIWGVLDKKISETQTTITPFSSAAGMVKQYIDLEYLGRNKNPLEFWEEKRSLFSSLYKLAHKYLCIPATSVPSERLFSKAGLLCNERRNRLAPKKVDQILFLNSAKKSKLT, from the exons ATGCCAGGCcctagacaaaaatcaatagTGTgggaagtatttaaaaaatcagaaggagGTACAGTTGTTTGTAAAAAGTGTTCTTGTTCATATAAGTATTCAGGGAACACGAGTACAATGATGggacatataaaaaaaaaacacccaggTGAGTTCCTAGATATTACTGACGGGGAGGTAAATACTGATATTGACAGTATCCAAAGAACGAATGCACAACCTTCTACAAACCAACAAGTGCGTAATGTTGCGATTGCACAACCCTCAAATTCAGAAGAAACTCCTGCTATTAATAAGAGACTGAGGCAGTCGCGATTAATAGTGCCTTCAaaactttgtcaaaaaagtGCAGATAATGCTTTGGTTGACCTTATAGTACTTGATTTTCAGCCACTGCAAATAGTTGAGAATGAAGGGTTTAGAAGGTATTCAAAAGTGCTCAACTCTGAATACAATATTccctcaagaaaaaaaattgcagaAATGCTTCAAGAGAGTTATTCTATTGAGTCAAGATGCTTAATGCAGAAATTACAAGAAATAGAGTATATTGCATTGACATCAGACATTTGGACGTCAGATAGCAACAAATGCTTTATAAGCATAACGGCTCACTACGTAGAGCAAGCAAGAATGAAAACGTCGGTTATTTCTACGTCCGAATTAGAAGAGAACCATACTGCTGAAAATATAGCAACAAAAATGCGAAAAATATTGGACGAATGGCAAATAGGTGCTAAAGTCGTAAGCATTGTGACGGACAACGCTGCATCTATGAAGAAAGCAGTCagcgaaattttaaataaacgcaATCATTACTGTGTGGCACATACATTAAATCTTGCCGTAAAAGACTGTATTGATAAACCAATTTTGGAAGAACAACCCAGTAATGATCGGCTTTCAATTCCACAGATATTAAGCAAATGCAGAGGCATAGTATCACATTTTAACCATAGTGCCAAGTCCTCATATGCACTGCACGACATGCAAATACAAATGAATACCGatacattaaaattaaagcaaGACGTTCGAACGCGATGGAATAGCACTTTTTATATGCTTGAGCGcttattaaaagtaaaagtgtCTCTTTCCGCTACATTGCCACTTTTAGAAGCATCCCCATCTAATCTGGATTTTAACGAATGGATTTTGATTGAGGAAATAATTAAGCTTTTGCGACCATTCGAAAAAATAACAGTTATTTTGTCAGGAGAGTCGTACCCCTCATTATCGTGCATCATTCCGCTAGTAGTAGGACTTCAAGAGACATTAgccaataaaaatttaagtacTGAGTCGGCTAAACTTTTGCAAAGAAATCTACTAACTGTTATAGAGAAGCGTCTTGGTATTTATGAAGTTAATAGAACAGCAGCTAAGTCGACCTTTTTGGATCCAcgatttaaaaagaaaggttTTGGAACTGAATCTCATGCCAATAATGCACAAATGTGGGTCATAGAAGAACTTAGGGATTACCTGATCAATAGCTCAGCTTCAAGTATTCAATGTCAACCTAGTACCTCAAATGCTG TAACCGCCGAAACCAACGATGAAGATGACGAGATCTGGGGTGTCCTTGACAAAAAAATTTCTGAGACACAAACTACAATAACACCTTTTTCCTCAGCTGCAGGTATGGTGAAGCAGTATATAGATTTGGAATACCTCGGTCGGAACAAAAACCCGCTTGAATTTTGGGAAGAAAAGAGAAGTTTGTTCTCATCCTTGTATAAGCTGGCACATAAATACTTATGTATACCCGCTACGTCGGTTCCATCGGAAAGGCTGTTCTCCAAGGCTGGATTGTTGTGCAATGAAAGAAGAAATCGGTTAGCTCCAAAAAAAGTGGACCAAATCTTGTTTCTTAACAGtgcaaaaaaatccaaattaacatag